Within Halarchaeum grantii, the genomic segment CCTCGTCGTCGCCGCCGTCCAGGGCGTCGTCCCGGCCGCGTTCGCCGGCGCCGTCCTCGTCGGCGTCGCCTACGCGTTCGGCCTCGCCACCGCCGTCGGCCGGAGCGACCACCACGAACTCCTCGCCGTCGCCGGCGAAGTCGAGCAGGTCGTCGTCGTCCTCGTCCTCGCGGGACTCGTCGCCGTCGGCGTCTGAATCGGCCGACGACGCGCGGAAGGCATATTTCACGTCCGGCCGATGACCAGTCACTATCTAATTGTTTTCTCGATTTTTGCGGTTGGTTTATGTCTATCCAGGGTGTCTGAGAGGGTAGCGGTGACACCCGAGACTGTACTGACGGGGCTGTTGTTCGTCTCCATCGGCGTCGGGTTCGCGGCCGCGATCCTCGCGTGGCGCGAGCGGCCCGAGCCCGGGGCGACACCGCTCGTCGCCCTCCTCGCCGCACAGAGCTGGTGGGCCGTGTGTATCGTCTTCCGACTCCGCGCGCCGACCGTCCCCGCCAAACTCCTCTGGGCCGACCTCGCGTGGCTCGGCGTCGTCAGCATCCCGCTCGCGTGGCTCCTCTTCGCCCTCGAATACACCGGCCGCGACACCTACGTCTCCCGTGGCACGTTCGCCGGCCTCGCCATCGTTCCCGTCGCCACCGTCGTGCTCGCGTTCACGACACCGTACCACGACCTCCTCACCGTACACGTGGACACCGTCGCGGGGAGCGGCGTCCTCCAAGTCGAACACGGCGGCCCGTGGTACGCCGTCGTCGCCGGCTACACCTACCTCCTCGGCCTCGCGGGCGCGGTCGCCATCCTCGACCTCGTCTCGAGCGACTCCCTCCCCTTTCGCGGGCAGGCCGCCGCGCTCCTCGTCGGCGTCTCCGTCCCGTGGGCGACGAACGCCCTCTACCTCGTCGAGGCCCTCCCCACCGCCGGCATCGACCCGACGCCGATCGCGTTCTCCGTCTCCGGCGTCGCGTACCTCGGCGCACTCACCCAGTTCAGCCTCCTCCACACCAACCCTGCGCCGCGTAAACGCGCGCGACAGATAATCTTCGACGGGATGCAGGAAGGCGCCGTCGTCCTCGATACCAACGACTACGTCGTCGACGCCAACGACTACATCGCCGACGCGCTCGGCACCCCGCGATGCGACCTCCTCGGCCGCCCCGGGAGGACCGTCATCCCCGAGTACGAACGCCTCCCCGCCGAGGGCACCCTCGACGGCTACCTCACGATCGAGACCGACACCGGCACCCGGCCGTTCGACGTCGGCGTGACGCCCGTCGAGAACGGACGCGGCGACACCATCGGCCGCGTCGTCACTCTCCACGACATCGGACGCTACCTCCGACAGCAACAGCGCCTCGAAGTGCTGAACCGCGTGCTCCGACACAACATCCGCACCGAGACGAACGTC encodes:
- a CDS encoding histidine kinase N-terminal 7TM domain-containing protein, with amino-acid sequence MTPETVLTGLLFVSIGVGFAAAILAWRERPEPGATPLVALLAAQSWWAVCIVFRLRAPTVPAKLLWADLAWLGVVSIPLAWLLFALEYTGRDTYVSRGTFAGLAIVPVATVVLAFTTPYHDLLTVHVDTVAGSGVLQVEHGGPWYAVVAGYTYLLGLAGAVAILDLVSSDSLPFRGQAAALLVGVSVPWATNALYLVEALPTAGIDPTPIAFSVSGVAYLGALTQFSLLHTNPAPRKRARQIIFDGMQEGAVVLDTNDYVVDANDYIADALGTPRCDLLGRPGRTVIPEYERLPAEGTLDGYLTIETDTGTRPFDVGVTPVENGRGDTIGRVVTLHDIGRYLRQQQRLEVLNRVLRHNIRTETNVIHGYAEEFGDERAADIIKERALRIDAIGQKGRDAVELFQDARNGERARRLDDLLDTCIAAIYEANPAISIEREYDAADVDAAVSDLLEPVLENLLENAVRHGTHDSPTVRVGVERDETRVHVTITDDGPGINDTELAVLEDGTESALRHGSGLGLWIVKWGTEMMGGDVSFAESDPHGTAVTVSVPILATDDA